A genomic region of Daphnia carinata strain CSIRO-1 chromosome 5, CSIRO_AGI_Dcar_HiC_V3, whole genome shotgun sequence contains the following coding sequences:
- the LOC130695981 gene encoding tetraspanin-7-like isoform X1, whose amino-acid sequence MQMRKHTAITWCAFILIFATGVVGAVILAVSLRIVFDNDYSYLLFHGSGNYLAGHVLVAVGVSLMIVSSIGCTGVVKGNPPLLGLGVFCLVLLVAVQLTIARVAYDELAPFHEKVHLGIFWAIQRHYGNDVANTTVIDLIQQGWKCCGLNTYASWSNSLYSKRHVSKGTWPTRTFIVPKSYCIDRKSDLCEEMHLGGIRINDTPVGQVLFMEGCGPKVIEAIDYYLGWLFGVGAAIVSFEIIATILCVVLLYEFIKSAYLIKFKSIKSPESTDLMASSEQPGIPPREIPMSHSSTTAYSSTRISTLVTEKAISSLV is encoded by the exons ATGCAGATGAGAAAACACACAGCCATTACATGGTGTGCTTTCATTCTCATTTTTGCGACTGGG GTTGTTGGAGCAGTTATCTTGGCTGTTTCTCTGCGAATCGTTTTTGACAACGATTATAGCTATTTACTATTCCATGGTAGCGGGAACTACCTGGCCGGACACGTGTTAGTGGCGGTAGGAGTGTCATTGATGATTGTCAGTTCCATTGGATGCACTGGCGTCGTCAAAGGGAATCCTCCTCTTCTCGGTTTG gGAGTCTTTTGTCTCGTTCTTCTCGTGGCAGTTCAGTTAACTATTGCTAGAGTGGCTTACGACGAACTGGCCCCGTTTCACGAAAAAGTTCACCTTGGTATTTTTTGGGCCATTCAGCGTCACTATGGCAATGATGTTGCGAACACCACTGTCATCGACTTGATTCAGCAAGGC TGGAAATGCTGTGGGCTTAACACGTACGCGAGTTGGTCTAACTCATTGTACAGCAAAAGACATGTATCTAAAGGGACGTGGCCCACCAGGACTTTCATCGTCCCAAAATCATATTGCATTGACAGGAAATCCGATCTCTGTGAAGAAATGCATTTGGGTGGAATTCGTATCAACGACACTCCTGTTGGCCAAGTGTTGTTCATGGAG GGTTGTGGGCCGAAAGTAATCGAAGCTATTGATTATTATCTCGGTTGGTTATTTGGCGTCGGTGCAGCCAtagtttcatttgaaattatcGCCACGATTCTTTGTGTGGTGTTACTCTACGAATTCATTAAAAGCGCGTATTTgatcaaattcaaatcaatcaaatcCCCTGAATCAACTGATTTGATGGCTAG TAGCGAACAACCTGGTATTCCTCCGAGAGAAATTCCTATGTCCCATTCGTCAACAACGGCCTACTCATCGACAAGGATATCTACACTTGTTACTGAAAAGGCAATTTCTTCCTTAGTTTAA
- the LOC130695981 gene encoding tetraspanin-7-like isoform X2 translates to MQMRKHTAITWCAFILIFATGVVGAVILAVSLRIVFDNDYSYLLFHGSGNYLAGHVLVAVGVSLMIVSSIGCTGVVKGNPPLLGLGVFCLVLLVAVQLTIARVAYDELAPFHEKVHLGIFWAIQRHYGNDVANTTVIDLIQQGWKCCGLNTYASWSNSLYSKRHVSKGTWPTRTFIVPKSYCIDRKSDLCEEMHLGGIRINDTPVGQVLFMEGCGPKVIEAIDYYLGWLFGVGAAIVSFEIIATILCVVLLYEFIKSAYLIKFKSIKSPESTDLMASEQPGIPPREIPMSHSSTTAYSSTRISTLVTEKAISSLV, encoded by the exons ATGCAGATGAGAAAACACACAGCCATTACATGGTGTGCTTTCATTCTCATTTTTGCGACTGGG GTTGTTGGAGCAGTTATCTTGGCTGTTTCTCTGCGAATCGTTTTTGACAACGATTATAGCTATTTACTATTCCATGGTAGCGGGAACTACCTGGCCGGACACGTGTTAGTGGCGGTAGGAGTGTCATTGATGATTGTCAGTTCCATTGGATGCACTGGCGTCGTCAAAGGGAATCCTCCTCTTCTCGGTTTG gGAGTCTTTTGTCTCGTTCTTCTCGTGGCAGTTCAGTTAACTATTGCTAGAGTGGCTTACGACGAACTGGCCCCGTTTCACGAAAAAGTTCACCTTGGTATTTTTTGGGCCATTCAGCGTCACTATGGCAATGATGTTGCGAACACCACTGTCATCGACTTGATTCAGCAAGGC TGGAAATGCTGTGGGCTTAACACGTACGCGAGTTGGTCTAACTCATTGTACAGCAAAAGACATGTATCTAAAGGGACGTGGCCCACCAGGACTTTCATCGTCCCAAAATCATATTGCATTGACAGGAAATCCGATCTCTGTGAAGAAATGCATTTGGGTGGAATTCGTATCAACGACACTCCTGTTGGCCAAGTGTTGTTCATGGAG GGTTGTGGGCCGAAAGTAATCGAAGCTATTGATTATTATCTCGGTTGGTTATTTGGCGTCGGTGCAGCCAtagtttcatttgaaattatcGCCACGATTCTTTGTGTGGTGTTACTCTACGAATTCATTAAAAGCGCGTATTTgatcaaattcaaatcaatcaaatcCCCTGAATCAACTGATTTGATGGCTAG CGAACAACCTGGTATTCCTCCGAGAGAAATTCCTATGTCCCATTCGTCAACAACGGCCTACTCATCGACAAGGATATCTACACTTGTTACTGAAAAGGCAATTTCTTCCTTAGTTTAA
- the LOC130695965 gene encoding uncharacterized protein LOC130695965: MSKSPNLKPKRTGKLAGKPFKVALSFSKKSPYKLPQESEVGDASSHKILGIRSISPKSIGKTPPLYSSTPKPTRNAVPIPVSFSGVPCQQKSGQQHLTKNLVVVLERIKIQDYISAEARLGKPLNQSVLTKQKQEKKKSSVLLQDESAFVTPQEASKNNGRKETPLKGSDGSILTTIPSEALESFGLLNRQPRLSTPKRSPTKSDNSVIIETPPRTSTACSSVDDQSLTHDGVSSDNCEPPNYLGNVPSTTDLDVAEAILLQSSAHDTDRLLDASSSSQDDPLETAPQPPTIHTLGSIMEQDHVSSHCDYLYGLNERVYSKPDSFQLSELHFSNSDVRRIAPYSLKLHEEKFFQYVAPVSKIGEKYCCIVFGVMDHYIVAYSGHFVVDKGHLYDPIKKIPVDDVKITDFNLCRQHLVLLNVANKKLFQMENYYPKARHPSYCETQLASSEMLMFSINQVQLKERVRSDIALEQLKAQIMVLPELKDANLKQSCAFPIPIQGSHQITSFISEPRTEQVFFETCLPINQNSLERILDNLKPVGDVKTNYNDLGSLQLRCATEAEYFTIYYAAYEEPGCTSFYRNVFLLGYVDKHYIVGVVAGNSFFIMATKRLYSRICLPSPGMQPVKFRTEMLDMIHLPLWLPYKQSIVMLEARQIFRHSSKYQYEYQDIMQSMKISEFESPTSNLANETQLLTRHHHSSWLEKMLDMNFSWSFRNSPSEFPIHPSSSKNPLLLCESVTKLWLHHLMRNIHVIRDSSLHHINPSEASLTDFFTLTISSFISSFLPLFGMSNESNFQCLRLGPDGIPSAVCMTSLPAHEIGFHIHQCHTQPLLWDNTPHKNFTFVPFSLVFAQRESPPLSDTCDFNRLAWARSLVERWCKGSSLSYLDFLQTLENSDGKKSVNVPTMVGRGRPKKRGIGRDEVAHQRVPQKRKRKSNDSNHLSSKRVLRSSDSDSNVSD, encoded by the exons ATGAGCAAGTCGCCAAATTTGAAACCCAAACGTACTGGAAAGTTAGCCGGCAAGCCATTTAAAGTTGCTCTATCTTTTAGCAAAAAGAGTCCCTATAAATTGCCCCAAGAAAGTGAAGTTGGTGATGCAAGTAGCCATAAAATCCTGGGTATCAGATCTATTAGTCCCAAGTCTATAGGCAAAACACCCCCACTCTATTCTTCAACACCTAAACCAACACGGAATGCTGTTCCAATACCAGTGTCATTCTCTGGTGTCCCTTGTCAACAGAAATCTGGACAACAGCATTTAACAAAAAACTTGGTAGTTGTAttggaaagaataaaaattcaaGATTATATCTCAGCAGAAGCTCGGTTGGGCAAACCTCTCAACCAGTCAGTATTGACGAAAcaaaagcaagaaaagaagaagagtagTGTACTTTTACAAGATGAAAGTGCATTCGTGACTCCTCAGGAAGCAAGCAAGAATAATGGCAGGAAAGAAACACCATTGAAGGGCAGTGATGGCAGTATACTTACTACAATCCCTTCAGAAGCATTAGAAAGTTTTGGGTTGTTAAACCGACAACCAAGACTATCCACACCTAAGAGGTCACCAACCAAATCAGACAATTCAGTCATCATAGAGACACCTCCACGAACTTCAACAGCTTGCAGTTCAGTTGATGACCAATCATTAACACATGATGGAGTTTCCTCTGATAATTGTGAGCCACCTAACTATTTAGGGAATGTTCCATCAACAACTGATTTGGATGTGGCAGAAGCTATTCTTCTGCAAAGTAGTGCACACGATACTGACCGACTTCTCGATGCTTCGAGTAGCAGTCAAGATGATCCGCTGGAAACCGCACCCCAACCTCCTACGATACATACTTTAGGCTCAATAATGGAGCAGGATCATGTTAGTAGTCACTGTGATTACTTGTATGGGTTGAATGAAAGGGTGTATTCTAAACCTGATAGTTTTCAACTAAGTGAACTTCATTTCAGCAACTCTGACGTTCGGCGAATCGCT CCCTATTCTCTTAAACTACATGAAGAAAAGTTCTTCCAGTATGTAGCACCTGTCAGCAAGATTGGAGAAAAATACTGCTGCATAGTGTTTGGCGTTATGGATCACTATATTGTTGCGTACAGTGGTCATTTCGTTGTGGACAAAGGTCATCTTTATGACCCAATCAAGAAAATCCCAGTGGATGATGTCAAGATAACTGATTTCAATTTGT GTCGTCAGCATTTGGTTCTTCTAAATGtggcaaataaaaaactatttcaaatggaaaattaTTACCCCAAGGCTAGACATCCATCTTATTGTGAAACACAGCTTGCGTCGTCTGAGATGTTAATGTTTTCAATTAACCAAGTCCAGCTGAAAGAGAGAGTACGAAGCGATATTGCGCTCGAACAGCTAAAAGCTCAGATAATGGTTTTACCTGAATTAAAGGAT gctaaCCTTAAGCAATCGTGTGCTTTTCCAATTCCCATACAAGGGAGCCATCAAATTACCTCTTTTATCTCCGAACCCAGAACGGAACAAGTATTCTTTGAAACGTGTTTG CCAATAAACCAAAATAGTCTTGAACGTATCCTCGACAACTTGAAACCGGTTGGtgatgtaaaaacaaattacaacGATTTAGGATCCCTGCAGCTCAGATGTGCCACAGAAGCCGAATATTTTACA ATTTATTACGCGGCGTATGAGGAACCTGGGTGTACGTCATTCTATCGGAACGTGTTCCTGTTGGGTTATGTAGATAAACACTATATCGTAGGTGTCGTTGCTGGTAACAGCTTTTTCATAATGGCTACGAAGAGGCTGTATAGCAGAATTTGTCTTCCGTCACCTGGAATGCAACCTGTCAAATTTCGCACTGAAATGCTAGATATGATTCATCTCCCACTTTGGTTGCCCTACAAGCAGTCAATTGTTATGCTTGAAGCTCGTCAAATATTTCGTCATTCCAGCAAATATCAATACGAATACCAAGACATTATGCAATCAATGAAAATTTCGG AGTTTGAATCACCTACATCAAATTTGGCCAATGAAACGCAGTTGCTTACACGACATCATCACA GTTCTTGGCTGGAAAAAATGCTAGACATGAATTTTAGCTGGTCTTTCCGCAATTCACCGAGTGAATTTCCAATCCACCCGTCGAGCTCGAAGAATCCGTTACTCTTATGTGAAAGCGTGACTAAGTTGTGGCTGCATCATTTGATGCGAAACATTCACGTCATAAGAGATTCATCTTTGCACCATATAAACCCTAGCGAGGCTTCACTGACAGATTTCTTCACGCTTACTATAAGCTCCTTTATTTCTAGTTTTCTACCACTATTTGGAATGTCGAATGAAAGCAATTTCCAATGTTTGCGTCTGGGTCCGGATGGTATACCCTCAGCAGTGTGTATGACATCCCTGCCAGCCCATGAAATTGGATTCCACATTCATCAATGTCACACACAGCCTCTTTTATGGGATAACACCCCTCATAAGAATTTTACGTTCGTTCCATTCTCGCTAGTCTTCGCACAACGTGAAAGCCCTCCCTTGAGTGACACGTGTGATTTTAACCGGCTCGCATGGGCGCGCTCTCTTGTTGAGCGTTGGTGTAAAGGCTCTTCATTATCTTACCTCGATTTTCTTCAAACGCTAGAAAATAGTGATGGAAAAAAGTCTGTAAATGTGCCTACAATGGTGGGTAGAGGGCGcccgaaaaaaaggggaatagGAAGAGACGAGGTTGCTCACCAACGTGTGCCACAGAAACGGAAGCGTAAATCAAATGACAGCAACCACTTAAGCTCAAAGCGTGTTCTTCGTTCCTCGGACTCTGATTCAAATGTGTCTGATTAA
- the LOC130695971 gene encoding elongation factor G, mitochondrial-like isoform X1 has product MFPSVTAICLLRSTECAMRYAHSSVCYRKTVLRCYASGAKFSEHKELEKIRNIGISAHIDSGKTTLTERVLFYTGRIEEMHEVKGKDSVGAVMDSMELERQRGITIQSAATYTVWKDHNINIIDTPGHVDFTVEVERALRVLDGAVLVLCAVGGVQSQTLTVNRQMKRYNVPCLAFINKLDRTGSNPYRVLNQLRTKLNHNASFLQLPIGLENDCKGVVDLVHQRAIYFEGNLGTTIRYEEIPKEMRMECEDRRQELIEHVSNVDDVLGELFLEEKVPTELDLMAAIRRSCIKRQFTPVLLGTALKNKGVQPLLDAVVDYLPNPGEVVNYAHIEKEGCERAKIVLNPARTSASQFAGLAFKLEAGRFGQLTYVRVYQGMLKKGDNLYNTRTRKKIRVARLVRMHSNEMEDVNEVYAGDICALFGVDCASGDTFVTDAKLELALESIHIPEPVISMAIRPAHTKDMDNFSKAVGRFTKEDPTYHVAYDTDNKETVASGMGELHLEIYAQRMEREYNCPVVMGKPKVSFRETLLAPCEFDYLHKKQSGGSGQFGRVIGIMEPLPASENTKVEFVDETVGTNVPKPFIPAIEKGFRMMTEKGMLSGHKIAGVRFTVRDGAHHIVDSNEISFILAAQGAVKEVYENGFWHILEPVMSVEITAPEEFQGTVIGQLNKRHGIITGTEGNEGWFTVYAEVPLNDMFGYSTELRSSTQGKGEFSMEYSRYSPALPDVQNQIINKYRESMGVVTDSKKKKKN; this is encoded by the exons ATGTTTCCTAGCGTTACTGCGATATGCCTATTACGATCTACCGAATGTGCTATGCGATACGCTCACTCTTCAGTGTGCTAtcgaaaa aCCGTTTTACGGTGTTACGCATCTGGAGCGAAATTTTCAGAACATaaggaactggaaaaaattcgGAATATTGGCATTTCTGCTCACATTGATTCTGGAAAGACCACATTGACAGAGCGTGTCTTATTTTATACAGGACGAATTGAAGAAATGCATGAAGTCAAGGGTAAAGACAGTGTAGGTGCAGTTATGGATTCAATGGAGCTAGAGAGACAAAGAGGAATCACAATTCAATCAGCTGCCACCTACACTGTCTGGAAAGATCACAACATCAACATAATTGACACTCCTGGTCATGTTGATTTTACAGTGGAAGTGGAAAGAGCCCTCAGGGTACTTGATGGAGCAGTTCTTGTTCTCTGTGCTGTAGGTGGAGTACAAAGTCAGACATTGACTGTAAACAGGCAGATGAAACGCTACAATGTACCATGCTTAGCATTTATCAACAAATTGGATCGTACAGGATCCAATCCGTATAGAGTCTTAAACCAGCTAAG GACAAAATTGAACCACAATGCTTCTTTTCTGCAACTTCCGATTGGATTGGAAAATGACTGCAAAGGAGTAGTTGATTTAGTTCATCAGCGTGCCATTTACTTCGAAGGAAACCTTGG AACTACCATAAGGTACGAAGAAATaccaaaagaaatgagaaTGGAATGTGAAGATCGGCGTCAGGAATTGATTGAACATGTTTCAAACGTTGACGATGTTCTTGGCGAACTATTTCTTG AGGAGAAAGTTCCTACTGAACTGGATTTAATGGCTGCTATTCGGCGCTCGTGCATCAAAAGACAGTTCACACCAGTACTGCTGGGCACCGctctaaaaaataaaggtgttCAGCCTTTGTTAGACGCCGTTGTCGACTATTTGCCCAATCcag GAGAAGTTGTCAACTATGCCCACATCGAAAAGGAAGGTTGCGAGCGTGCGAAAATTGTATTAAATCCCGCTCGAACGTCAGCTAGTCAGTTTGCTGGGCTGGCGTTCAAATTAGAAGCTGGGCGCTTTGGTCAGTTGACGTACGTACGAGTATATCAGG GTATGTTAAAAAAAGGCGATAACTTATATAACACAcgtacgagaaaaaaaattcgtgtgGCTCGGTTGGTACGGATGCACTCAAACGAAATGGAAGATGTTAACGAAGTATACGCGGGTGATATTTGTGCACTTTTTGGTGTCGACTGCGCTAGTGGAGATACATTTGTCACCGACGCTAAATTAGAACTGGCTTTGGAATCCATTCATATTCCTGAACCGGTAATTTCAATGGCAATTCGCCCGGCACACACTAAAGATATGGACAATTTCTCTAAAGCTGTTGGCCGTTTCACCAAAGAAGATCCAACGTATCAT GTTGCCTACGACACGGACAACAAGGAAACTGTTGCGTCGGGCATGGGCGAACTCCATCTAGAAATTTATGCGCAACGTATGGAACGCGAATATAATTGTCCGGTGGTTATGGGCAAGCCTAAAGTTTCCTTTAGAGAAACGCTTCTTGCTCCTTGTGAATTTGATTACTTACATAAAAAGCAATCGGGTGGTTCTGGTCAATTTGGACGCGTTATTGGAATAATGGAACCTCTACCTGCTTCAGAAAACACAAAA GTGGAGTTTGTCGACGAGACAGTGGGGACGAACGTACCAAAGCCATTTATTCCCGCAATTGAAAAAGGATTCCGAATGATGACAGAAAAAGGCATGCTCTCTGGGCACAAAATCGCAGGAGTACGATTTACCGTTCGTGACGGTGCGCATCACATTGTTGATTCCaatgaaatttctttcattttagcTGCCCAAGGCGCTGTCAAAGAG GTTTACGAAAATGGTTTCTGGCATATTCTCGAACCTGTTATGAGTGTTGAAATCACAGCACCAGAAGAATTCCAAGGAACAGTCATCGGACAGTTGAACAAACGCCATGGCATCATCACTGGAACGGAAGGCAATGAAGGGTGGTTTACAGTCTACGCTGAAGTGCCCCTTAACGACATGTTCGGTTACTCTACTGAGTTGCGTTCGTCTACCCAAGGAAAAGGAGAATTTTCTATGGAATATTCACGCTATTCTCCTGCTTTACCAGACGTCCAAAACCAAATCATCAATAAATATCGAGAATCCATGGGCGTCGTTACAGatagcaagaaaaagaaaaagaactga
- the LOC130695971 gene encoding elongation factor G, mitochondrial-like isoform X2 has translation MFPSVTAICLLRSTECAMRYAHSSTVLRCYASGAKFSEHKELEKIRNIGISAHIDSGKTTLTERVLFYTGRIEEMHEVKGKDSVGAVMDSMELERQRGITIQSAATYTVWKDHNINIIDTPGHVDFTVEVERALRVLDGAVLVLCAVGGVQSQTLTVNRQMKRYNVPCLAFINKLDRTGSNPYRVLNQLRTKLNHNASFLQLPIGLENDCKGVVDLVHQRAIYFEGNLGTTIRYEEIPKEMRMECEDRRQELIEHVSNVDDVLGELFLEEKVPTELDLMAAIRRSCIKRQFTPVLLGTALKNKGVQPLLDAVVDYLPNPGEVVNYAHIEKEGCERAKIVLNPARTSASQFAGLAFKLEAGRFGQLTYVRVYQGMLKKGDNLYNTRTRKKIRVARLVRMHSNEMEDVNEVYAGDICALFGVDCASGDTFVTDAKLELALESIHIPEPVISMAIRPAHTKDMDNFSKAVGRFTKEDPTYHVAYDTDNKETVASGMGELHLEIYAQRMEREYNCPVVMGKPKVSFRETLLAPCEFDYLHKKQSGGSGQFGRVIGIMEPLPASENTKVEFVDETVGTNVPKPFIPAIEKGFRMMTEKGMLSGHKIAGVRFTVRDGAHHIVDSNEISFILAAQGAVKEVYENGFWHILEPVMSVEITAPEEFQGTVIGQLNKRHGIITGTEGNEGWFTVYAEVPLNDMFGYSTELRSSTQGKGEFSMEYSRYSPALPDVQNQIINKYRESMGVVTDSKKKKKN, from the exons ATGTTTCCTAGCGTTACTGCGATATGCCTATTACGATCTACCGAATGTGCTATGCGATACGCTCACTCTTCA aCCGTTTTACGGTGTTACGCATCTGGAGCGAAATTTTCAGAACATaaggaactggaaaaaattcgGAATATTGGCATTTCTGCTCACATTGATTCTGGAAAGACCACATTGACAGAGCGTGTCTTATTTTATACAGGACGAATTGAAGAAATGCATGAAGTCAAGGGTAAAGACAGTGTAGGTGCAGTTATGGATTCAATGGAGCTAGAGAGACAAAGAGGAATCACAATTCAATCAGCTGCCACCTACACTGTCTGGAAAGATCACAACATCAACATAATTGACACTCCTGGTCATGTTGATTTTACAGTGGAAGTGGAAAGAGCCCTCAGGGTACTTGATGGAGCAGTTCTTGTTCTCTGTGCTGTAGGTGGAGTACAAAGTCAGACATTGACTGTAAACAGGCAGATGAAACGCTACAATGTACCATGCTTAGCATTTATCAACAAATTGGATCGTACAGGATCCAATCCGTATAGAGTCTTAAACCAGCTAAG GACAAAATTGAACCACAATGCTTCTTTTCTGCAACTTCCGATTGGATTGGAAAATGACTGCAAAGGAGTAGTTGATTTAGTTCATCAGCGTGCCATTTACTTCGAAGGAAACCTTGG AACTACCATAAGGTACGAAGAAATaccaaaagaaatgagaaTGGAATGTGAAGATCGGCGTCAGGAATTGATTGAACATGTTTCAAACGTTGACGATGTTCTTGGCGAACTATTTCTTG AGGAGAAAGTTCCTACTGAACTGGATTTAATGGCTGCTATTCGGCGCTCGTGCATCAAAAGACAGTTCACACCAGTACTGCTGGGCACCGctctaaaaaataaaggtgttCAGCCTTTGTTAGACGCCGTTGTCGACTATTTGCCCAATCcag GAGAAGTTGTCAACTATGCCCACATCGAAAAGGAAGGTTGCGAGCGTGCGAAAATTGTATTAAATCCCGCTCGAACGTCAGCTAGTCAGTTTGCTGGGCTGGCGTTCAAATTAGAAGCTGGGCGCTTTGGTCAGTTGACGTACGTACGAGTATATCAGG GTATGTTAAAAAAAGGCGATAACTTATATAACACAcgtacgagaaaaaaaattcgtgtgGCTCGGTTGGTACGGATGCACTCAAACGAAATGGAAGATGTTAACGAAGTATACGCGGGTGATATTTGTGCACTTTTTGGTGTCGACTGCGCTAGTGGAGATACATTTGTCACCGACGCTAAATTAGAACTGGCTTTGGAATCCATTCATATTCCTGAACCGGTAATTTCAATGGCAATTCGCCCGGCACACACTAAAGATATGGACAATTTCTCTAAAGCTGTTGGCCGTTTCACCAAAGAAGATCCAACGTATCAT GTTGCCTACGACACGGACAACAAGGAAACTGTTGCGTCGGGCATGGGCGAACTCCATCTAGAAATTTATGCGCAACGTATGGAACGCGAATATAATTGTCCGGTGGTTATGGGCAAGCCTAAAGTTTCCTTTAGAGAAACGCTTCTTGCTCCTTGTGAATTTGATTACTTACATAAAAAGCAATCGGGTGGTTCTGGTCAATTTGGACGCGTTATTGGAATAATGGAACCTCTACCTGCTTCAGAAAACACAAAA GTGGAGTTTGTCGACGAGACAGTGGGGACGAACGTACCAAAGCCATTTATTCCCGCAATTGAAAAAGGATTCCGAATGATGACAGAAAAAGGCATGCTCTCTGGGCACAAAATCGCAGGAGTACGATTTACCGTTCGTGACGGTGCGCATCACATTGTTGATTCCaatgaaatttctttcattttagcTGCCCAAGGCGCTGTCAAAGAG GTTTACGAAAATGGTTTCTGGCATATTCTCGAACCTGTTATGAGTGTTGAAATCACAGCACCAGAAGAATTCCAAGGAACAGTCATCGGACAGTTGAACAAACGCCATGGCATCATCACTGGAACGGAAGGCAATGAAGGGTGGTTTACAGTCTACGCTGAAGTGCCCCTTAACGACATGTTCGGTTACTCTACTGAGTTGCGTTCGTCTACCCAAGGAAAAGGAGAATTTTCTATGGAATATTCACGCTATTCTCCTGCTTTACCAGACGTCCAAAACCAAATCATCAATAAATATCGAGAATCCATGGGCGTCGTTACAGatagcaagaaaaagaaaaagaactga